A region of Thermococcus piezophilus DNA encodes the following proteins:
- a CDS encoding cation diffusion facilitator family transporter: MRDVYKPIWVSIVGNVLLALIKIIVGLWYSSIAIISDGVHSLSDVVTSVIGYFGIKLASKPPDKDHPFGHSRFEPLVAFLIGEGLVIVAYEIGREAFFRMLYGSIVEVNSIMLAITILSILAKEAMARYSIHVGKKLNSQILIADAYHHRSDALSSVAVFIGLGTQKLGFEYGDALAGLVVAVFLVKVSFDIILENIGYLTGQAPPFELCEEIKRRALSVPNVLGVHDLRAHYVGSRLHVELHIEVPPELTLKEAHDISEDVKRRIEEIPEVDRVFVHVDIKGVTK; encoded by the coding sequence ATGAGGGATGTCTATAAGCCCATCTGGGTTAGCATCGTCGGCAACGTCCTGTTAGCGCTTATCAAAATTATCGTGGGTCTCTGGTACTCGAGCATAGCAATCATCTCGGACGGCGTTCACTCGCTCTCGGATGTTGTGACGAGCGTTATTGGCTACTTCGGCATAAAGCTCGCCTCCAAGCCACCAGATAAAGATCACCCTTTTGGTCATTCCCGCTTTGAACCCTTGGTGGCGTTTCTCATCGGTGAAGGCCTTGTTATAGTTGCCTATGAGATTGGTAGGGAGGCTTTTTTTAGAATGCTTTACGGAAGCATTGTGGAGGTAAATTCTATTATGCTTGCCATCACGATTCTTTCAATCCTTGCGAAGGAGGCCATGGCGCGCTATTCCATCCACGTCGGCAAGAAGCTCAACAGCCAGATTTTAATAGCCGATGCCTACCACCACAGGAGCGACGCGCTGAGCAGCGTCGCAGTCTTCATTGGGCTGGGAACTCAAAAGCTGGGCTTTGAATATGGTGATGCCCTGGCTGGTCTGGTGGTTGCGGTTTTCCTGGTTAAGGTTTCCTTTGATATCATCCTTGAGAATATTGGCTACCTCACCGGTCAGGCGCCTCCCTTCGAGCTCTGCGAAGAGATAAAGCGCAGAGCTCTGAGCGTTCCTAATGTCCTTGGTGTTCACGATTTGAGGGCGCACTACGTTGGGAGCAGGCTCCACGTCGAGCTGCACATAGAAGTTCCACCCGAGTTGACACTAAAGGAAGCCCACGACATAAGTGAAGATGTGAAGAGGCGCATAGAGGAAATTCCCGAGGTGGATAGGGTCTTCGTGCATGTGGACATAAAGGGGGTTACAAAATAG